A single genomic interval of Thermoplasmatales archaeon harbors:
- a CDS encoding RNA-binding protein — MVLPMDLLETSINREVSIRLKDGRILMGRLSGYDAYLNIVLEDAKEEREKDNEKMEKRLGRVMVRGNNIVSISLH; from the coding sequence ATGGTATTGCCCATGGATTTGCTTGAAACAAGCATAAATAGAGAAGTATCAATTCGCCTTAAAGATGGAAGAATTTTAATGGGGAGGTTAAGCGGTTATGATGCCTACCTTAACATTGTACTGGAGGATGCAAAGGAAGAAAGGGAGAAGGATAATGAAAAAATGGAAAAAAGATTGGGTAGGGTTATGGTGAGGGGAAATAATATTGTTAGCATTTCTCTCCATTAA